In Aquimarina spinulae, a single window of DNA contains:
- a CDS encoding RsiV family protein, whose protein sequence is MKTLITCIVFLSFIACKKQTPIQKSSEQKETEQQHTEQKAEDTVSVFSEESLELDQEKTKAIKRERLITAKDDKTQLQELVVSKSFLKEEDLYVLDYQYPYLNEKIDPLYSVFNDFISENYLNIEKTENQILEDKELLCDTLKINRFRDKRIIDYKIYSVKSDRISVVLYKENYYSGMLYSTYLFDCVNFDLKKHNFIYFDDFFETGSEEEVFTTINTIIKDGISSGELYYDCWELSKGDFKAYKNNFVVNDDTVEFYFDDCVICPSYTGTYSIEIPIKDIMHLIKKYNDRPIVS, encoded by the coding sequence ATGAAAACTCTTATCACTTGTATTGTTTTTTTAAGTTTCATCGCTTGTAAAAAACAAACGCCTATTCAAAAATCATCAGAGCAAAAAGAAACTGAGCAACAACATACAGAACAAAAAGCAGAAGATACTGTATCTGTTTTTTCTGAAGAAAGCCTGGAGTTAGATCAGGAAAAAACAAAAGCCATAAAAAGAGAACGATTAATCACTGCCAAAGATGATAAAACTCAATTACAGGAATTAGTAGTTTCTAAAAGCTTCTTAAAAGAAGAAGATCTTTATGTTTTAGATTACCAATACCCGTACCTAAATGAGAAAATTGATCCTTTATACTCGGTATTTAATGATTTTATTTCAGAAAACTATCTGAATATTGAAAAAACCGAAAATCAAATTCTTGAAGACAAAGAGTTACTTTGTGATACCTTAAAAATTAATAGGTTTAGAGATAAAAGAATTATTGATTATAAAATCTATAGTGTAAAAAGTGATCGTATTAGTGTTGTCCTTTACAAAGAGAATTATTATTCTGGAATGTTATATTCTACATATCTCTTTGATTGTGTAAACTTTGATCTTAAGAAACATAATTTCATTTATTTTGATGATTTCTTTGAAACTGGCTCAGAAGAAGAAGTGTTTACTACTATAAATACAATTATAAAGGACGGTATTAGTTCTGGAGAATTGTATTATGACTGTTGGGAGCTTTCAAAAGGGGATTTTAAAGCTTATAAAAACAATTTTGTGGTAAATGATGATACCGTAGAATTTTATTTTGATGATTGTGTTATTTGCCCTTCCTATACGGGAACATATTCTATAGAAATCCCCATTAAAGACATAATGCATCTTATCAAAAAATATAATGACCGCCCGATAGTAAGTTAA
- a CDS encoding response regulator translates to MKTILLIEDDTALRENTAELLELSDYKVITSPNGKVGITKAKEEKPDIIVCDIMMPEVDGYGVLEALSYDIATNHIPFIFLSAKTEHKEIRKGMDLGADDYLTKPFEEEELLSAIESRLAKAALLSKIVKDQEFSTSATNTSEDSGLRNLHELKNFFDDHGEISEFKKGEVIYEEGEHSNNIYLILKGVVKSHKMDENGKELITTLYKTDDFLGFTSFIDNTPYLESATAVEDSELAGISKNNLKEILEKSKNISLELMELLTDNLSDIKEQLLQMAYSSVRKKTAQTILQFADVLNKKPKDSIKISRNDLASVAGIATESLIRTLSSFKKDGLIEIEGRNIKILDLPGLQLVE, encoded by the coding sequence ATGAAAACTATTCTTTTAATCGAAGATGATACGGCACTTAGAGAAAATACCGCAGAACTGTTAGAGCTTTCGGATTATAAAGTAATCACATCTCCTAACGGAAAAGTAGGTATTACCAAAGCAAAAGAAGAAAAGCCAGACATCATTGTTTGCGATATTATGATGCCAGAGGTTGATGGATATGGAGTACTTGAAGCACTATCCTATGATATAGCAACCAATCATATTCCTTTTATATTTTTGTCTGCAAAAACAGAACACAAAGAGATTCGAAAAGGAATGGATCTGGGAGCAGATGATTATCTAACCAAACCTTTTGAAGAAGAAGAACTATTGAGTGCAATCGAAAGTCGTCTTGCAAAAGCAGCATTACTCTCTAAAATTGTTAAAGATCAAGAGTTTTCTACTTCGGCAACAAATACTTCTGAAGATAGCGGACTTAGAAATTTACATGAGCTTAAGAATTTTTTTGATGATCATGGTGAAATTTCTGAATTTAAAAAAGGAGAAGTAATCTATGAAGAAGGAGAACATTCTAATAACATATATTTGATTTTAAAAGGAGTTGTTAAAAGTCATAAAATGGATGAGAATGGTAAAGAATTAATCACTACTTTATACAAAACCGATGATTTCCTGGGGTTCACTTCGTTTATAGATAATACTCCATATCTAGAATCGGCAACAGCAGTCGAAGATTCAGAATTAGCAGGAATATCAAAGAATAACCTAAAAGAGATATTAGAAAAGAGTAAAAATATTTCTCTTGAATTAATGGAGTTACTTACCGATAATCTTTCTGATATCAAAGAGCAATTATTACAAATGGCCTATAGCTCGGTACGTAAAAAAACGGCTCAAACCATACTTCAATTTGCCGATGTATTGAATAAAAAACCTAAAGATAGTATAAAAATATCCAGAAATGATTTGGCTAGTGTTGCCGGGATTGCGACAGAAAGTTTGATACGCACACTATCCAGTTTTAAAAAAGATGGATTGATTGAAATTGAAGGGCGTAACATAAAAATTTTGGATTTACCTGGTCTTCAGTTAGTAGAATAA
- the hemN gene encoding oxygen-independent coproporphyrinogen III oxidase: MCANLIHKYNIPGPRYTSYPTVPYWDIDTFSLKKWTTSIQRSFVESNEEEGISLYIHLPFCESMCTFCGCNKRITKRHDVEEPYINTILKEWQLYLKIFETKPKIKELHLGGGTPTFFSPDNLQYLINGIFSGVEQAKDCELSFEGHPNNTTREHLQALYDVGFRRVSFGVQDYNETVQRAIHRIQPFENVKYVTETAREIGFTSVGHDIIFGLPFQTQEAVVHTILKTKELLPDRLAFYSYAHVPWQKGNGQRGFNESDLPTGEQKRKQYEVGKKLLSEVGYVEIGMDHFALKNDSLYQSMKNQTLHRNFMGYTASKTHAMIGLGVSAISDSWYGFAQNVKGVEEYQHLVKEGIIPVYRGHILTIEDQIIRKHILNLMCHFSTKWEDDHMYFKELPEVLQNLKELEADQLLVINDSHIHVTEKGRPFVRNICMAFDLRLQRKIPETMLFSMTV, translated from the coding sequence ATGTGCGCAAATTTAATTCATAAATATAATATTCCGGGACCTCGATATACAAGTTATCCTACTGTTCCTTATTGGGATATAGATACTTTTTCATTAAAAAAATGGACAACTTCTATACAACGATCATTTGTAGAAAGTAATGAAGAAGAAGGGATTAGTTTATATATTCACCTGCCATTTTGTGAAAGTATGTGCACATTTTGCGGATGCAATAAACGTATTACAAAACGGCATGATGTAGAAGAACCTTATATAAATACAATCTTAAAAGAATGGCAATTGTACCTTAAGATTTTTGAGACTAAACCTAAAATAAAAGAATTACACCTGGGAGGAGGCACACCTACATTTTTTTCACCAGATAATTTACAGTATTTAATTAATGGTATTTTCTCGGGAGTAGAACAAGCAAAAGATTGTGAATTAAGTTTTGAAGGACATCCCAATAATACAACTCGAGAACATTTGCAGGCATTGTATGATGTTGGTTTTAGAAGAGTAAGTTTTGGAGTTCAGGATTATAATGAAACGGTTCAGAGAGCAATTCATAGAATTCAACCTTTTGAGAATGTAAAATATGTGACAGAGACTGCTAGGGAAATTGGTTTTACTTCGGTAGGACATGACATCATTTTTGGGCTGCCTTTTCAGACTCAGGAAGCAGTTGTTCATACTATCCTAAAGACAAAAGAGCTACTGCCCGATCGGTTGGCATTCTACAGTTATGCACATGTGCCATGGCAAAAAGGTAATGGGCAACGTGGTTTTAACGAATCAGATCTCCCAACAGGAGAGCAAAAACGAAAACAATATGAGGTAGGGAAAAAATTGCTATCAGAAGTAGGTTATGTAGAAATCGGGATGGATCATTTTGCCTTAAAAAATGATTCGCTATACCAATCTATGAAAAATCAAACTCTGCATCGTAATTTTATGGGATATACTGCCTCCAAAACACATGCAATGATTGGTTTAGGAGTATCTGCAATTAGTGATAGTTGGTATGGTTTTGCCCAAAATGTAAAAGGAGTAGAAGAGTACCAGCATTTGGTAAAAGAAGGTATTATTCCCGTGTATCGAGGGCATATTTTAACCATAGAAGATCAGATTATACGCAAGCATATTCTTAATTTGATGTGTCATTTTAGCACCAAATGGGAGGATGATCATATGTATTTTAAAGAACTACCAGAGGTGTTACAGAACTTAAAAGAATTAGAAGCAGATCAATTATTGGTGATTAATGATTCTCATATTCATGTCACAGAAAAAGGTCGTCCCTTTGTTCGCAATATTTGTATGGCTTTTGATCTGAGATTACAACGCAAAATACCAGAGACTATGTTGTTTTCGATGACCGTATAA
- a CDS encoding PAS domain-containing sensor histidine kinase, with product MKVFEKDNNIFKLLSEAISEGIIVVNEKQTIVATNGSANTIFGYETDELIGKHLNTLIPKKYHHGHKKHFEGFVDHSEKRHMGAGRDLFGIRKDGSVFPVEAGLNPFAIYGNNYVMALVIDITLRKQQEQQIQDLNAKLEQKIEERTVELHHTIQELKEEVKLRMEAEAQTKESLKKERDLSELKTKFLSLVSHEFKTPLSGILTSATLTGKYTKTEQQEKREKHLDTIKNKVKYLDNILNDFLSIERLETGKVTYKYSQFPLSKVVNEVVYDANMLLKDGQRINYPKDIDDYVIEFDEKILELVLTNLINNAIKYSGEHTVIDLQVCFEDDILTFKIIDQGIGIPKKEQDFIFKRYFRAENALLDQGTGIGLNIVKSHLENLGGSITFTSKENQGSTFIVTIPTTNTHES from the coding sequence ATGAAAGTTTTCGAAAAAGACAATAACATTTTCAAATTACTTTCTGAGGCTATTTCAGAAGGTATCATTGTGGTGAATGAGAAACAAACAATAGTGGCAACTAACGGATCTGCTAATACTATTTTTGGTTATGAGACTGATGAGTTGATAGGAAAACACCTTAATACCCTGATACCAAAAAAATACCATCACGGTCACAAAAAGCATTTTGAAGGCTTTGTAGATCATAGTGAAAAGCGACATATGGGTGCAGGGCGAGATCTTTTTGGAATACGAAAAGACGGTTCGGTATTTCCTGTAGAAGCAGGCTTAAACCCATTTGCAATTTATGGTAATAATTATGTAATGGCTCTTGTTATCGATATTACACTTCGAAAACAACAAGAACAGCAAATACAAGATTTAAATGCTAAGCTAGAGCAAAAAATAGAAGAACGTACAGTAGAACTGCATCATACCATACAAGAATTAAAAGAAGAAGTAAAACTTCGTATGGAAGCCGAAGCTCAAACTAAAGAATCTTTAAAAAAGGAAAGAGATTTAAGTGAGTTAAAAACAAAGTTCCTTTCACTTGTTTCACATGAATTTAAAACACCGTTAAGTGGTATTCTTACTTCGGCCACGCTTACCGGAAAATACACTAAAACCGAGCAACAGGAAAAAAGAGAAAAGCATCTCGATACCATAAAAAATAAAGTGAAATACCTGGATAATATCCTTAATGATTTTTTATCTATTGAACGTCTCGAAACAGGAAAAGTAACTTATAAGTATAGCCAGTTCCCTCTTAGTAAAGTGGTTAATGAAGTGGTTTATGATGCTAATATGTTACTTAAAGACGGACAGAGAATAAATTACCCTAAGGATATTGATGATTACGTTATAGAGTTTGATGAAAAGATTTTAGAACTCGTACTTACAAATCTAATCAATAATGCTATCAAATATTCTGGAGAACATACAGTAATTGATTTGCAGGTATGTTTCGAGGATGATATCCTTACATTTAAGATTATTGATCAAGGTATTGGTATTCCTAAAAAAGAACAAGACTTTATTTTTAAACGATATTTTAGGGCAGAAAATGCCTTATTAGATCAAGGAACAGGTATTGGGTTAAATATTGTGAAAAGTCATTTGGAAAACCTAGGGGGTAGTATTACTTTTACAAGTAAGGAAAATCAAGGGTCTACATTTATTGTTACAATACCTACAACCAATACTCACGAATCATGA
- the trxA gene encoding thioredoxin, with translation MKSSFNNIIESKTPVLVDFFADWCGPCKMLAPILKEVKDELGDTIKIVKIDVDKNQPLASKYQVRGVPTMILFKDGKQLWRQSGVLQKNDLIGVINSHQ, from the coding sequence ATGAAAAGTAGTTTTAACAATATCATAGAATCAAAAACACCTGTGTTAGTAGATTTTTTTGCAGATTGGTGCGGCCCCTGTAAAATGCTTGCTCCTATTCTTAAAGAGGTTAAAGATGAGCTAGGAGATACGATCAAGATTGTAAAGATAGATGTTGATAAAAATCAACCTTTGGCATCAAAATATCAGGTTCGAGGTGTTCCTACAATGATTTTGTTTAAAGATGGTAAACAACTTTGGAGACAATCTGGAGTATTGCAAAAAAATGATTTGATTGGCGTAATAAATTCACATCAATAA
- a CDS encoding universal stress protein, which yields MKNILIPTDFSENSWNAITYALSFFKRVKCNFYLLHVSPFEEMIGGDSFYGSKKTVLEKSTQSDTEQMQLLLKKIEKLPLNTKHSFFTINEYIFFVDAIRKQVKEKNIDFIVMGTKGASGIKEKTIGSNTGDVITKVKCPVLVIPEKAKYTKPKEIAFPTDYNMLYKSRVLNTIMDTLTLNEAALRVLHVAKKEQELTDRQRKNKDFLDDSIDEIEHSFHFLSNPNIEEAIQCFVESRDIDMITMIAKNLNFFQRILFHPTVEKISYHITIPFLVLHE from the coding sequence ATGAAGAACATCCTGATCCCTACAGATTTTTCTGAAAATTCGTGGAATGCGATTACATACGCATTATCATTTTTTAAAAGGGTGAAATGTAATTTTTATTTGTTACATGTCTCTCCCTTTGAAGAAATGATAGGAGGAGATTCTTTTTATGGTTCAAAAAAAACAGTCTTAGAAAAAAGCACTCAAAGCGATACAGAGCAAATGCAATTATTGCTTAAAAAAATAGAGAAACTACCTTTAAATACAAAACATAGCTTTTTCACAATTAATGAATATATCTTTTTTGTAGATGCAATTAGAAAACAGGTCAAAGAAAAGAATATTGATTTTATCGTTATGGGAACCAAAGGTGCTTCGGGGATTAAAGAAAAAACCATAGGTAGTAATACAGGAGATGTAATCACAAAAGTAAAATGCCCGGTTTTGGTAATACCCGAAAAAGCCAAGTATACCAAACCTAAAGAAATTGCATTTCCCACAGATTATAATATGCTATACAAAAGTAGGGTATTAAATACGATTATGGATACTCTTACGTTAAATGAAGCCGCTTTACGGGTTTTGCATGTTGCCAAAAAAGAACAAGAATTAACCGATCGACAAAGAAAAAATAAAGACTTTCTAGATGATTCTATTGATGAAATAGAGCATAGTTTTCACTTCCTGTCTAACCCCAATATCGAAGAGGCTATACAATGTTTTGTTGAAAGCCGAGACATCGATATGATTACTATGATTGCCAAAAACCTTAATTTCTTCCAACGTATTTTGTTTCACCCTACAGTCGAAAAAATAAGTTATCACATTACTATTCCTTTTTTGGTATTGCATGAGTGA
- a CDS encoding chaperone modulator CbpM has protein sequence MTKGHLIPVLEFCTRHEIEFSFINSLHEFGLIEIITIRQTAFLNSDELPRLEQIILFNKELEINLEGVEVIMRLLERVHQIQNEMNILKNKLGLYEN, from the coding sequence ATGACTAAAGGACATCTTATACCAGTATTAGAATTCTGCACACGCCACGAGATAGAATTCTCTTTCATAAACTCATTACATGAGTTTGGATTAATTGAAATTATTACGATTCGGCAAACTGCATTTTTAAACTCTGATGAATTACCCAGGCTCGAACAAATTATACTTTTCAATAAAGAATTAGAAATTAATCTCGAAGGTGTTGAAGTCATCATGCGTTTGCTAGAACGAGTTCATCAAATTCAAAACGAAATGAATATACTTAAAAATAAATTAGGACTATACGAAAATTAG
- the deoC gene encoding deoxyribose-phosphate aldolase, with translation MALNTYIDHTLLKANATVDDIKKLCAEAKEHHFYAVCVNSYYVGLAESELMHTDVNIAAVIGFPLGATITKAKVYEAQQCIDEGSNEIDMVLNIGLLKSGYYKIVEEEIKAIKKAIGKHVLKVIFENCYLTDEEKKIACQLSLNAGADFIKTSTGFGTGGATIEDVQLMKNEVKNAMQIKASGGIRDAETAKQYIDLGVSRIGTSSGITIVTSK, from the coding sequence ATGGCACTCAATACATATATAGATCACACATTATTAAAAGCGAATGCTACAGTTGATGATATTAAAAAACTTTGTGCAGAAGCAAAAGAACATCATTTTTATGCAGTTTGTGTGAACAGTTATTATGTTGGTTTGGCAGAGAGTGAATTAATGCACACAGATGTTAATATAGCTGCCGTGATAGGTTTTCCTTTGGGAGCTACCATCACCAAAGCAAAAGTATACGAAGCCCAACAATGTATTGATGAAGGGTCGAATGAAATTGATATGGTACTCAATATCGGACTATTAAAATCTGGATATTATAAAATTGTAGAAGAAGAAATAAAAGCAATAAAAAAAGCGATTGGAAAGCATGTTTTAAAGGTAATTTTTGAAAACTGCTATCTCACAGACGAAGAAAAGAAAATCGCCTGCCAATTATCCCTTAATGCTGGAGCAGATTTTATAAAAACATCAACAGGTTTTGGCACTGGTGGTGCTACTATAGAGGATGTACAACTTATGAAAAATGAAGTGAAAAATGCAATGCAAATAAAAGCTTCTGGAGGAATCAGGGATGCAGAAACAGCAAAACAATATATTGATTTAGGTGTATCCAGAATAGGCACCTCATCTGGGATCACTATAGTAACTTCAAAATAA
- a CDS encoding monoheme cytochrome C, with translation MEQQKQFKHYVKAIYRLLVILFFMVGIITIGGIYLLIDPTLSIFKKNEPNSIYLTTTEENEDKIENGIHLRTGLVDAEGLMEVVNNCTNCHSSKLIMQNRMTTERWITTIRWMQETQNLWDLGSNEKIIVNYLVANYPPKRKGRRELLTNIEWYDLQD, from the coding sequence ATGGAACAGCAAAAACAATTTAAGCACTATGTAAAAGCCATTTATCGCCTTCTGGTGATACTGTTCTTTATGGTGGGAATAATTACTATTGGTGGGATTTATCTTCTTATTGATCCAACATTGTCTATTTTTAAAAAAAACGAACCCAATTCAATATACCTTACAACTACAGAAGAAAATGAAGATAAAATTGAAAATGGAATACACTTAAGAACTGGGCTGGTAGACGCCGAAGGATTAATGGAAGTAGTAAATAATTGTACTAATTGTCATTCGTCTAAGCTCATTATGCAAAACAGAATGACTACAGAACGATGGATAACTACAATACGTTGGATGCAAGAGACTCAAAATTTATGGGATTTAGGGAGTAATGAAAAAATTATTGTAAATTATCTCGTTGCTAATTACCCTCCCAAGAGAAAGGGAAGACGTGAACTATTAACAAATATTGAGTGGTATGATTTACAGGATTAG
- the deoD gene encoding purine-nucleoside phosphorylase has product MSLHIAAQPGDIAETVLLPGDPMRAKWIAQTFLDNPICYNEVRGMLGYTGSYKGKSVSVQGTGMGIPSALIYSHELINDYGVKNLIRVGSAGSYQKDIKLKDIVIAMAASSTSNINTARFINSDYSPTVDFELFMKAIRYAKDNNIPIKAGNVLSSDEFYEDDPNSYKRWAEFGVLCVEMETAGLYTIAAKHNVKALAILTISDSLVTGEKTSSEERATTFNKMVEIALGTL; this is encoded by the coding sequence ATGAGTTTACATATTGCAGCACAACCGGGAGACATAGCAGAAACCGTCTTATTACCAGGAGATCCTATGCGTGCAAAATGGATTGCACAAACCTTTCTCGATAATCCGATCTGTTATAATGAAGTTAGAGGAATGCTAGGGTATACCGGAAGTTACAAAGGTAAATCTGTCTCTGTACAAGGAACCGGAATGGGGATTCCTTCTGCTCTAATCTACAGTCATGAACTTATTAATGACTATGGGGTTAAGAATTTAATTCGCGTAGGCTCGGCAGGTTCATATCAAAAAGATATTAAGCTTAAAGATATTGTTATTGCAATGGCCGCTTCTTCTACTTCGAATATCAATACTGCCAGATTTATAAATTCGGACTACTCTCCTACTGTAGATTTTGAATTATTTATGAAAGCAATACGATATGCAAAAGATAATAACATTCCTATTAAAGCCGGAAATGTATTATCTTCTGATGAATTCTACGAAGATGATCCTAATTCATATAAGCGTTGGGCAGAATTTGGAGTGCTTTGTGTCGAAATGGAAACAGCTGGATTGTATACTATTGCGGCAAAACATAATGTTAAAGCTTTAGCCATTTTAACGATATCTGATTCATTAGTCACAGGAGAAAAAACTTCTTCAGAAGAAAGAGCAACTACTTTTAATAAAATGGTTGAAATTGCTCTGGGAACTCTTTAA
- a CDS encoding sterol desaturase family protein, which translates to MEKYINAFTDSFIGNVQWTWRSILFEVPWYMNYFWGLIIISLLVWGLEVVFPWRKNQSIFRKDFWLDGFYMFFNFFLFAIAISGFYKLLEVTFIDIGISAKTLTIIDVSNLSTWAQLLLFFVVLDFVQWFTHILLHKYPFLWKFHKIHHSVKEMGFAAHLRYHWMENIFYKPLKTIGVMVLGGFEPEQAYIVHFLAITIGHFNHSNIKITWGPLKYILNNPVMHLYHHSYVLPKGSYGVNFGISLSLWDYIFKTSYIPEDSGTIALGFPGDEKIPKNFIGQIIYGFRTSKQKKE; encoded by the coding sequence ATGGAAAAATATATAAACGCATTTACCGACTCTTTTATAGGTAATGTACAATGGACCTGGAGATCAATACTATTTGAGGTTCCCTGGTACATGAATTATTTCTGGGGCCTTATTATTATATCACTATTAGTGTGGGGGTTAGAAGTTGTTTTTCCGTGGAGAAAAAATCAATCCATTTTCAGAAAAGATTTTTGGTTAGATGGTTTCTATATGTTTTTTAATTTTTTCCTTTTTGCCATTGCCATAAGTGGTTTTTATAAGCTACTTGAAGTGACCTTTATAGATATTGGGATTTCTGCAAAAACATTAACCATAATTGATGTTTCTAATCTTTCTACGTGGGCACAACTTCTATTATTTTTTGTTGTGCTAGACTTTGTACAATGGTTTACACATATCCTACTTCATAAGTATCCTTTTCTATGGAAGTTTCATAAAATACATCATTCTGTTAAAGAAATGGGATTTGCCGCACATCTAAGATATCACTGGATGGAAAACATTTTCTATAAACCACTTAAAACTATTGGTGTAATGGTTCTAGGTGGTTTTGAACCAGAGCAGGCTTACATTGTACATTTTCTGGCCATTACAATCGGTCATTTTAATCATTCGAATATAAAGATTACCTGGGGACCGCTTAAATACATCCTCAATAACCCGGTCATGCATTTATATCATCATTCTTATGTATTACCAAAAGGCTCTTACGGTGTAAATTTTGGGATTAGTTTAAGCCTTTGGGATTATATTTTTAAGACCAGTTATATCCCCGAAGATAGCGGGACAATAGCATTAGGGTTTCCTGGGGATGAAAAAATCCCAAAAAATTTCATTGGTCAAATCATCTATGGTTTTAGAACATCAAAACAGAAAAAAGAATAG
- a CDS encoding DnaJ C-terminal domain-containing protein — MEFIDYYKILGVSKNASDSDIKKAYRKLARKYHPDLNPNDEEAEKKFKEINEANEVLSNSENRKKYDQYGKDWKHAEEFEKAKQSQHQYKSTGQQHYRNHSESDFSDFFESMFGGSRRSATYGRTRYRGEDYNAELHLNLTDVYKTHKRTLTVNKKNIRITIPAGVENGQIIKIKNHGGSGIQGGPNGDLYITFVIENKTPFKRNKSDLYLHVDIDLYTAVLGGEIMIETLDGKVKLNVKPETQNDTKIKLKGKGFPIYKKEGQFGDLFITYAIKIPKNLSEQQKELFRTLSKL; from the coding sequence ATGGAGTTTATTGATTACTATAAAATATTAGGGGTTTCAAAAAATGCTTCAGATAGTGACATCAAAAAAGCGTATAGAAAATTGGCCAGAAAATATCATCCTGATTTAAATCCTAATGATGAAGAAGCTGAAAAAAAGTTTAAAGAGATTAATGAAGCCAATGAAGTATTAAGTAATTCCGAAAACCGAAAAAAATACGATCAATACGGTAAAGATTGGAAACATGCTGAAGAGTTTGAAAAAGCCAAACAATCACAGCATCAATACAAAAGTACCGGGCAACAACATTACAGAAATCATTCAGAAAGTGATTTCTCTGACTTTTTTGAATCTATGTTTGGAGGCTCAAGAAGAAGTGCAACATATGGCAGAACCCGATATAGAGGTGAAGACTACAATGCAGAGCTACATCTTAATTTAACCGATGTCTATAAAACACATAAAAGAACGCTAACTGTTAACAAAAAAAATATTCGAATCACAATTCCTGCAGGAGTTGAAAACGGACAAATTATAAAAATCAAAAACCATGGAGGCTCAGGAATCCAAGGTGGACCTAATGGCGACCTGTATATCACTTTTGTTATCGAAAACAAAACTCCTTTTAAACGCAACAAAAGTGATCTTTATTTACATGTTGATATTGATCTATACACAGCAGTCTTAGGCGGTGAAATTATGATTGAAACTCTTGACGGAAAAGTAAAACTAAATGTAAAACCTGAAACTCAGAATGACACCAAAATAAAACTAAAAGGAAAAGGATTTCCTATATATAAAAAAGAAGGACAATTTGGAGATCTCTTTATTACATATGCTATCAAGATCCCAAAAAACCTGTCAGAACAACAAAAAGAATTATTTAGAACATTATCCAAGCTTTAA
- a CDS encoding sulfurtransferase translates to MIYRISRIIILGALFFSCTKSKDKVKDVISTETKIDTKTYYSSKHLIEAEELVSLSKQQHIKIIDFRKAKDYAKNHINGAINIWRADIEDSSYPYNGMMAKKERIEQLFSRLGVKNNDTLIVYDDRGSCDAARFWWVLKNYNFQSVKILNGGLISWEKAGGSINNHTVSITPSTFTLPNNNTFELYIRKEEIIKAINSSKQVVILDTRNIEEFSGKRQKQGAFKAGRIPKSILIDWAETIDHQGTHKFKSYDNLNMIYSRMRASKTDTIITYCHSGVRSAHTTFVLTELLGYKNVKNYDGSWIEWSYFDVLPFEQDSTTTIKN, encoded by the coding sequence ATGATTTACAGGATTAGCAGGATAATAATTTTAGGAGCACTATTTTTTTCCTGTACAAAATCTAAGGATAAAGTAAAGGATGTGATTTCTACAGAAACCAAAATAGATACAAAAACTTATTATAGTTCTAAACATCTAATAGAAGCCGAAGAACTAGTATCTCTTTCTAAACAACAACATATAAAAATAATAGATTTTAGAAAAGCAAAAGATTATGCCAAAAATCATATTAATGGGGCGATAAATATCTGGCGTGCAGATATAGAAGATTCTTCATATCCTTATAACGGGATGATGGCTAAAAAAGAAAGAATTGAGCAATTATTTAGTAGATTAGGTGTTAAAAATAACGATACCTTAATAGTATATGATGATAGAGGATCTTGTGATGCTGCTCGCTTTTGGTGGGTACTTAAAAATTATAATTTTCAATCTGTAAAAATATTAAACGGAGGATTAATCTCCTGGGAAAAAGCAGGGGGCTCGATTAATAATCATACTGTATCGATTACTCCTTCAACTTTTACACTTCCTAATAATAATACTTTTGAACTATATATTAGAAAAGAAGAAATCATTAAAGCCATAAACTCTAGTAAACAAGTCGTTATTCTAGATACCAGAAATATTGAAGAATTTAGCGGTAAAAGACAAAAACAAGGAGCTTTTAAAGCGGGAAGAATTCCTAAAAGCATACTCATCGATTGGGCAGAAACCATAGATCATCAAGGAACACACAAATTTAAATCTTATGATAATTTAAATATGATTTACAGTAGAATGAGAGCTTCAAAAACAGATACTATCATCACATATTGTCATAGTGGAGTGCGCTCAGCACATACTACCTTTGTACTCACAGAACTGTTAGGTTACAAAAATGTGAAAAATTATGATGGCTCATGGATAGAATGGAGTTATTTTGATGTTCTTCCATTTGAGCAAGATAGTACGACAACAATAAAGAATTAA